In the genome of Nomascus leucogenys isolate Asia chromosome 12, Asia_NLE_v1, whole genome shotgun sequence, the window aaaatataaatatgctaACAGAGCTATGACATATTAGGCCTTCAGGAaatgttcatttcctttctttccttctctcttctcttctctccctccccacttccctccctgtCACCAGCAGCAGCCACCACTGCGGcatcctcctcaccctcctcttcctcctgctcctcttcctccgctctctctctctttctctatccctttccctgtcgctctccctccccttcccataACAAATCAGTCATCAAGTCCTATCAATCATGCTTCCTAAAGAACTGCCTTTTCCTCTCCATCCCTACTCTCCTCATCTCTCCTGCAATAGCTCCCAACCCAGTTTTactgcctctgtttcctcctctagTCTATCCTGTTCTCTACTACCAGTTGTCTGAAGACATAACTCCCTTATATAAACTCTACAATTGTTCCCAGTTgattacaagagaaaaaacaaactcttTGGCAATATATTCAAGGACCTTCATAGTCTACCATCAAATTACTTTTCCAGTCTCATCTCCAACTAGTTCCTGAAGCTCCCCCTGGTTTTCAGCTGGGTTCTTGTCATTGCCTGGCTATGCTATATTCTTCAGTACCATTAGTTTGTCATGCATGCTATTTCCTCTACTCAGAATCTCTTCTATCTCACCCAACACTCACACACCTGGCAAACCTCTGCAGAACTTCCCTGACATTGTCAAAATGTGAGATCCTCTTGAAAACCTTCCCTGGCTTCCTCTGAGCTTTCAAGGGCACTAATTAATTATGGTGTCTTGGCCTCCTTCCACTCCCATTGTTCCCTGGGTCTTGGCTTTGCCTTGTATATTCTTATATCCCCACAGGTGACATCTTCCCTGAATCCAAATTTCTTCCATCCTGGCATTCTCTGTCTAATAATAAGCCCATGCCACAGTAATTCCCTCCTGTGACTGCAGAGTATTAACTTTCTAGTCTGGGCTCTGGCAATAGAAAATCCAAATTTCTAGTCTCAGCTTTACTTTATGCTTATTATATGATCTTGAAGAACATGCTCAAACTTCCTGAGCCTTCAAATTACTAGGTACTAACCTTCCTCACATAGTTCCTATGAAGACTAAGGCACTGGCATTAGGATAGACATACAGGTCAATGGACCAGAATTgaagtccagaaataaaacctTACCTTTTTTATGGTGAATTGATTTTCTATAAGGATGCTAAGACAATTCAACAAAGCATGCTGGGACAACTAAATATCAACCTGctttgaaaagaaagaacttaGACCCCTACTtcacattatatacaaaaattaactcaaagtgagTCATAagcctaaatataagagctaaactataaaactcttaaaagaagacatagggGTAAACAGTGACAACCTTGGATTGGACAATGATTTCTTAGACATGACATAAAAAGCACTAGtgacaaaataagaaatagttaaattggatttcatcaaagtTAAAgaattttgtgcttcaaaggacaccaccaaggtgaaaaacaaaatgtaagaaaatatttgcaaagtatttaTCTAATAAAGGGTTTGTATCCAGCATATACAAAGAACACTtacaattcaaaaatttaaaaaaccaattaAGAAATAGGCAAAGGCTTAGAATAGACAATTGCcccaaaagaaaacccacagaggGCCAATAGCACGTGAAAGGATGTTCAACGTTATTGgtattaggaaaatgcaagtcaaaaccacaatgaaataccacttcacacccactaagggaaaggataccctattcaataaatgatctTGGTAGCAAatgaaataatcagcagagtaaacagaaaaccctcagagtgggagaaaatattcataaactatgcatctgacaaaggactaacatccaAAATCTACgaggaattcaaacaaatcagcaagaaaaaaacaaataattctatcaaaaagtgggcaaaggacatgaataaataattctcaaaagaagatacacaaatggccaacaaacataggcaaaaatattcaacatcactaattatcagggcaatgcaaattataaccacaatgagataccactttttcttgcaagaatggccataattaaaaagtcaaaaattagccgggcgtggtggcaggtgcctgtaatcccagctaccagggaggctgaggtaagagaattgcttgaacccgggaggcagaagttgcagtgagtcaagaatgtgccagtgcactccagcctgggcaacaagagcgaaactccatctcaaaaaaaaaaaaatcaaaaaacaacctGTGTTGGCATACATATgctgaaaagggaacacttttacactgctgttgggaatgtaaactagtagaaccactatggaaaacagtatggagagtttttaaggaactaaaagtagaactaccattcaatccagcaatcccactactggatatctacccacaGGAACacaagtcattatatgaaaaaggcacatgcacaggcatgtttatagcagcacaattcacaattgcaaagatacggaaccaacctaagtgcccaataaccaatgagtggataaagaaaatgtggtatgtatctaccatggaatactactcagccataaaaaggaaggaaataatgccttttgcagcaacttgggtggagctggaggctactattctaagtgaagtaactcagaaatggaaaaccaaatatcatatgttctcacttctaagttgAAGCTAAGGTATGAGGAtgaaaaggcataagaatgatataatggagtTTGGGGTCTCAGGAGGGAAGATTGGgtggtgggtgagggataaaagactacttATTGGGTATAGCATACACCTGCTccagtgatgggtgcactaaaatctcagaagtcaccactaaagaacttattcatgtaaccaaaaaccactaaaatgcctatcaatggacaaagaaacaaaacatggcATATCCGTGGAATGGAATATTATAAGTaccaatacatgctacaacatggatgaaccttgaaaacatgctaagtaaaataaatcagacacagacataaatgattccatttacatgaaatgtttcaaataggcaaatccataaagacagaaagtagactggtgATTGTCAAGTACAGGAAGACAGGAGAAATAGGGAGTGACTGTTGATAGacaggtgatgaaaatgttctggaattaaacagtggtgatggttgcccaaCTCTGTGAGTACACTAAAAACACTGAATTATACATATTAaaggggtgaattttatggtatgtgaattatatttcaataaagctgtcataaaaataattaaaactaatttaaaatgttaaaagattgagataagtacacaataaatgcCAGTTACTCTTATAACGTGTACCTCTGTTGTTGCTGTATTGGTCTTATCCTGTCGTAATTCCAGATtggtttagttttctgtttcccACACTAGAACATGAGTTTCCTGAAGATAGGCACCATGCTTTGCTTAGAACCTATGccatgtttatttctctttccccagtCCTTAAAGAGATATTTGGCACAAAGAATACTGCACATAACCTAACTgtacataaattaaaatgaatgagtgagtgagtgagtaggCAAGTGGGGTTTTCACAGACATACTTAGCACCTCTATATTACAATTTGCAGGGCTTGGGCTTAGACATCTGCAGGAAAATGTAGACTAGTCTACAGGGATGCTTACTGTTCCAGGGACCCTCCATAACTGTTTGCAGCCCTGAGtttggaaggaaagagagaaggaagaaaacaggaaaagatgaATCCTAGTGGTTATCCTTGAGGTCTCACTTGGTCTAACTTTCACGGAGTTTCTGTATGTTCTCCTGGGTTAAAGTTCTTCGGAAATTAACAAAGTCAAACCTTGGAACATAGAAGAGTTTAGTGCTAATCAAAAGCCAggatctttaattatttttattctaaatcaCAGCTTTCTTACAAAAAACTGCCAACAGCTACTCCTGAGCTCTACTGAGATAGCATAAATTGTAATTTTGTTATTCTGTTACCATTTTATATAGGACTCtactctcccttcttccctctatAAAGAGATTGCTAATCAGTCAGAGCACATTTCCCACTAATACTGGGTATTGCCTAAAAATCTTTCTCAATACAGTGTTCCAAGAAGCTACCACCAACCTGTTTGACTTATCCATGTGACataacaaaccatcccaaaaATATACTGACTTAAaccaaccattttatttttttatttttattttttatttttttattttttactatactttaagttctagggtacatatgcacaacgtgcaggtttgctacatatgtatacatgtgccataccAACCATTTTATTATCTCTCACAATCCAAGGGGTTGACTGGAATCAGCTAGATGGTTTTTCTATACCATGTAATGACACCTGGGCTGCAGATATCTGGGGGGTCAGCTAGGCTAGAGTGTCCCAGATGGTTCACTCACATGGCTGATAGTTGATGCTGGCTTTTGGCTGGGAGCTTAGTCTGAGCTATCCACTGGAGAGCCTCAGTTCTTCTCCACCTGGTCTCCCTGTATCACTTGGGCTTATCACAGCATGATGGCTAGACTTCAAGGGAGAGAAAGTGGAAGCTGCCAGTCCCAGACTTCACTTCCACCACATTCTTCTGATGAAAGTGAGTCACAAATACAGTCCAGATtcaagaggaagagaaataatCTCTACCTCTTAATGTGAAGAGCAGCTTGTGCATACTGAGAAGAGGAATTGTTAAGAGACAACTCTTTAGAGCTACCACAATCTGCTCTCTGACCAGAGAAATTCACATTCTTCTCAAGGGCAAAATATACTCTCTCCTACCTGAGATCCCCTAAAAGCCTTATCCTCTTAGCACTAGCTCAAAGTCTAAAATCTTATAGCTAAATCTCAGGCATAATTATACATAGTACTCTTAATGTGTGGCCCCATTTGTGCAGCTATTCAGGTATGGTTTCTCAAGTGCAAGGACTGTGAACTAAAAAGGTAAGTTCTGTGCTCCCCACACACGCAATGCACAACAGTGAGAAAGAGATAGAATAACTGCAATAGACATTTCCATTCATAGATGGAAGAGGGGTATAAAAGACATATAAAAGCACTGGTCCATTGCAATTTTGAAATCCTCCAATTCCAAAGTCAGGGAGTGTTCCTGGACTAAGGCTCAGTTTTGCCCCCTGAGAGcagaatggcttttgttaaaacAATGGCTCTTGTGTCTGCCCTCTGAGCTCTTGGCTTCACTCTCTCTGAGTCATTCCTTTTCATTAGAAATGCTTTATGATTACAACTAAGTAGCTTTTTCAACCTTCTTGACCACAGGAAGTTAGGTCCTCAGAGACTTCTTTTCATTTTGTCTGTCCCTTTTAATCCAAgctgaaataattcatttaattttttaggcttactatatataaaagtatactgcaatccattaaaaacatttcacactcataaatctttcaaaaataagacCCTTTCTACCTTTGGCTGAAAATAAGGGTGCTATGAAAACAAATGCTATTATACTCTTGGAAACTATGTTTTTCTAGCAGAGGGAGTATAGGAAACAGTCCTCCAAGAGTCTTAAAATCCTACTGTCTATCTCGGAGGATAGATAAGACTCAAACTTAAATCTTATTGAGGTTTCCACAACAGGTCTTACAGCCAAAACCTTGATCTGATCTAGACCTCCAAGGCCATGTTTTCCTAGCAGTGACATGGAATTAATCTTTGCCCCCaggtttttatttactttgagaatATTGTGTAGGCTAGGGAGGCCAAGAATTAgaactgttttattttgtaactcAGCAAATCCTGGATTAGGAATGTTGCTTCTTGATTCTTCTTGAAAACCGAACAGTCCCTTCTTTcattcatctctttttttatCTCTGTACTTTATCAGGAACAATTAAAAGCTATCACATGCCCTTTCAATATTCTGCCTGATAATCTCAGGAAAATCCACAAGTTCGTtagacatatattttatattattgcaTTGCCACTAACCACTATTTCATAATTAGAATCACCTTTTTCTCCAGCCTCCAATACAATTTTCTTACAGTCATTTTAGTCTCTGTGAACAATCTCCTCAAAAACCTTCCAAATTTCACTCACTGCCTGGTCCCAAAACCAGTGCCACAGATTTAGGTTTTtattacagcagtgccccacttaTAGGTAAAAGTTACTGTTTTAGTAGTCCATTACTATtaaaaacttagtagcttaaggaggcatcatgctactggactccaaactatactataaggctacgataaccaaaacatcatggtactggtacaaaaacagacacatagaccaatggaacagaatagagaactcagaaacaagaccacacatctacaaccatctgatccttgacaaacctgacaaaaaaacaagcaatggagaaaggattccttatttaataaatgatgctggaagaACTGGCTAactatatgcagaaaattgaaactggactccttccttacaccttatacaaaaattaactcaagatagattaaagacttaagtgtaaaacccaaaactataaaaaccctagaagaaaatctagaaaataacattcaggacatagacatgggaaAAGATTTTGTGAcaaaattgccaaaagcaattggaacaaagctaaaattgacaaatgagatctaattaaactaaagagcttctgtacagcaaaagaaactatcaccagagcaaacaggcaacctacagagtgggagaaaattcttgcaatctatctatctgacaaaggtctaatatccagaatctacaaagaactaaaatcaaatttacaaaaaaaaaaaattaaaaagtgggcaaaggacatcaatgacacttctcaaaagaagacattcatgcagccaacaaacatataaaaaaaggcttaacatcactgatcattagagaaatgctaatcaaacccacaatgagataccatctcacatcagtcagaatgttGATTATtacaaagtcaagaaacaacagatgctggtgaggctacactgttggtgggaatgtaaattaattcaaccattgtggaagacagtatggcaatttctcaaagatccagaaccagaaatactacttaacccagcaatcccattactgggtacatacccaaaggaatataaatcattctactacaaagatgcatgcacgcatatgtttattgcagcactattcacaatagcaaagacatgaaatcaactcaaatgtccatcaatgatagattagataaagaaaatgtagtatatatataccatggaatactatgcagccataaaaaggaatgagatcatgtcctttgcagggatatggatggagctggaagccattatcctcagcaaactaacacaggaacagaaaaccaaacacggcatgttctcacttataagtgggagctaaactatgagaacacatggacatagggagaacaacaatacacactggggcctatcgggAGGGatagggagggagagcatcaggataaataggtAATGCATGGTGGGCTTAATTCCTAGGTGATGcgttgataggtgcaacaaaccaccatggcacacgtttacctatgtaacaaacctgcacatcctgcacatgaaCTCTggaacttaaatataaaaattaagcttagtagcttaaaacaacaaccatgTTTATTGTTTCTCACAactctgtgggtcaggaattggGTAGAGCACAGCAGAGATGGCTCATCTCTTCTTCTCATGTCTTCTGCTGGGACTAGATCATCCAAAATGGCTTCTTCACTTACATGTCTGATGGTGCTTCAGGTGAGATGGCTCAAAGGGCTAGGCGGTGGCTGGAATGACTTGCCTGCGGTCCTGTGTCTGGATGCTCAGTTCTCATTGGTGGCTGGATCTTTAGTTCTCCTTCATGGAGTCGCAGGTTCCCTCCCTCTCCACATAGCCTCTCCACATGGTCGTTGTAGCACAGcaaacagatttcttctgtggCAGCTTAGGGCTCCCAAGAGCAGAAAGCAGACTTCCAGGGCTTCTTAAGGTTTAGGCCAGAACTGGCACAACTCCACTTCTTCCACCTTCTACTGGTTAAAGCAAATCAGAGGAACAGCCCAGCTTCAACGGGAGGTGGTTACACAATGGTGTCAATACCAGGAGAGCTGATCCACTGGGGGAAATTGATAGAGCAAACTGCAATACAGTCTACTGGAATTGGTAAGGAAGATGGATTCTATTTGCTATTCTTGACCTTTTGCTACACCTATTTGCTCAATACTGAAGCATACACAGCTTGCAAACAGATGTGCCACATCATACAGTAACATTGCCACATGTTGGCTCTGAGGCATTATGCACTCCTGCGTGTCCTCTTCATCCCCTTCCTTTACCATTAACCCCCACGTTGCCCTTGACAGACTTATGTAAACCATTTGTGTTTGGTTTGGTTCCCTCATTCATGTTGCCCATAGAGCATTTGGAGAAAACTTCTTCAGATTGTCTCAGCCAAACATTCGCTATTTATAGCTATTCCCATTTCTGGAAGGCCAACTGCTTGCACCAAAAATGTAGAACATAGACACCAGATAACCCCTACCCACAGACGGGAGCACTTGTATCTCATCTTCTCTGGGGTAAACGGCAACTGAAAGCTCAATTCCAATATAAGATGTAAGGGACACAGAAAACTTATCTACCAGAAGTAGTCTTGCACAGAATTAATTGAGGGGCTGCAGGAGTCTGTGAGCCTTCAAAATAAAATCACGAGCCAAATTTTAGATGTTTGTGCACTTTGCAGGGGAAAGATTCATTAGATTTCATCAGATTATTAAAGTGATTCTATGGACTCAGAAAAAAAACTAAGAACCTGGTCTCACATAGAATTATGTGATATACTTTTCCCATTACTCAAAGGCCAACTTGCAACTTTTATTGTCTTAAGTCACATCTTCCTTCTTCAGTATGAAGAAGTGTAGGCTTGATCGATCATAAATatcaaaggaaatagaaatgaagCTCTATTATTCTCCACTGAAGGATCCTTTTTGgctcctatttttttctatcctCCATGTgcccttattttatttctctttccatatCCTCCCATTCCAGGTCACCTCCTGTGTATTCTATTTTTCTAATGTTCCAGCCATATCCCTGGACATGACTTTACCTATTTCTAACATTGACTGACTTGTAATAGATTAGACTTTATAGCTGGAAGAGAGTAGATTACCCAACACCATGGAGTGACTTAATCTGAGATGAGAACTAGTAGATTATAATAAAACACCGGTGCATATTTCCAAATGCACTTTGTCTCACTTGGAGATATGCTTTTCCTTTAACAACCACAGAAGCAGAGTTGACATATGTTGTAGtatattattttgattaaattCCAGTGAATTCCAGCAACGTCATGTGTAGAACTGTAAAAAAATTCCctataattttcaattttctgtttcttgtgtgTATCtcatgagacagagagaggagaaagaatttATTGTCCCACTGTCGTGGGAAAGTGGAGTTTCTTTATATAGATACATCCATTGACAAGTATCATCTGTTCTTGCCACTTTAATTCATTAAGCATCTAATGAACCAGGTACCCACTTAGGTCCAGTGGTGGATATAAAAGGAGTAAAACTGACTGTCTGCCCTCAAGTTGCTTACGGTTTAATGggagagaattaaaaaaacagatacaaaGAGAAGGAAGCAGTGGAGAATTAGATCAGAGGTCTAACATtctcagagagaaaagagaaacaaagaattaATTCTTATCTCCCACATTTGCCTTCACTTCCTTCTAGCACTCTCTTGACATTTCTCccttgttgcttttctttctttcttctttttctttttttttgggggggagggtcttgctgtgttgccctggctggagtacagtggtgcgatcttggtgcactgcaacctccacctcctggcttcaagtgattctcctgcctcagcctcctgagtagctgggactacaggtgtgcaccaccactcctggctaatctttgtatttttcatactgatggggtttcaccatgttggccaggctagtctcgaactcctagcctctggtgatccacccacctcagcctgcaaagtgctgggattacaggcgtgagccactgtgcctggcccccttgttgcttttcttaaagaaacaaaaacaacaaaaagtgaaaGTGGAGCTCCTCAGTCCAGCTTTttgtctttccctctttccttccaagcatttgtcttcctttttctgcTCTTTGGCCAGGCAATGGACTCTGGCAAGTTGGCTTCTCTCGCTCTGGTTTCTTCCACTCCAGCTCATTTTCGTTCTCTGCCACGCCATCTCATAGGCACCTTTCACCCAACGAATATGGGTGGAGCAGGTCACACGTCCAAgctctgtgctgggccctggaGACACAAAGGCATATCCAACCTCTGTGTAGAGAAAGCTTGTTTACAAAACTCTCCATCTCCTAGGGATCTATCTTTCCTCCATattatgttccttttttatttcttccactcTCTCTCCTCagactatttttatttccatcttgaCTGCTGTTAGAGGTCTCCTATGAGAAGGAAATTATCTATAATGGAACAGGAACATtaaaagcctcagtttccttggtAATTATTGAACTCATGAGGGGTTCACATTGGGTTTTGAATTTTAAGAACTAAGTTAGAAGAAACTTTGTTTTTCTAACCAGATTATTTTAACACTTGCCCTTTCTAGTTCTTCTTCAGATATTGGTTTATAAACTTCAGACTGAGAATTTTCTGTAAGCTCCAGTCAATGCCAGATTATGAAGAAATGCCTTTCCAAATTCCTAAACCTGAACTAAATATGTCAAAGGTAGGAAGCCTGGAAGCAACTGGTACCTGCATCTCTGTATGAGCAAGCTTGAATGCGTTTAGGCAACAAGGTATTGCCGAAA includes:
- the LINC02801 gene encoding LOW QUALITY PROTEIN: uncharacterized protein LINC02801 (The sequence of the model RefSeq protein was modified relative to this genomic sequence to represent the inferred CDS: inserted 1 base in 1 codon; substituted 1 base at 1 genomic stop codon), with translation MATPQDIRAQHRAWTCDLLHPYSLGERCLXDGVAENENELEWKKPEREKPTCQSPLPGQRAEKGRQMLGRKEGKTKSWTEELHFHFLLFLFXLRKATRGPGTVAHACNPS